One window of Paenibacillus albicereus genomic DNA carries:
- a CDS encoding ABC transporter ATP-binding protein — MARKILEVNEMSAGFLVNKEIVKATDRISFNVEEGKTLCIVGESGSGKSVTSLAIMRLIDYAGGAILEGDISFNGESLPAKEQEEMRHIRGNQIAMIFQDPMSALNPVFTVGDQIAESLRLHQNKSDKDAMKEAVELLRQVGIPSPEVRAKQYPHELSGGMCQRVVIAIALACRPQLLIADEPTTALDVTVQAQILDLLQNLQRETGMAIILITHDMGVAAEVADRIVVMYAGGIMEEGSVEEIFAQPSHPYTVGLLKSIPGFEANDGNDLYTIKGTIPRINQLPTGCRFHPRCEHAMDICRKQEPGFFQLGPDHKAACWLFEEHAAESKVSPARAAIEHGEVRV, encoded by the coding sequence ATGGCGCGCAAAATTCTCGAAGTCAACGAAATGAGTGCCGGCTTCCTCGTGAACAAGGAGATCGTGAAAGCGACCGACCGCATCTCCTTCAACGTGGAAGAGGGAAAGACGCTGTGCATCGTCGGTGAGAGCGGAAGCGGCAAAAGCGTCACTTCCCTCGCCATCATGCGCTTGATCGACTACGCCGGCGGCGCGATTCTCGAGGGCGACATCTCCTTCAACGGCGAATCGCTGCCGGCGAAGGAGCAGGAGGAGATGCGCCATATTCGCGGCAATCAGATCGCGATGATCTTCCAGGATCCGATGAGCGCGCTCAATCCGGTGTTCACGGTCGGCGACCAGATCGCCGAGAGCCTGCGCCTTCACCAGAACAAATCCGACAAGGACGCGATGAAGGAAGCGGTGGAGCTGCTGCGCCAGGTCGGAATTCCGTCCCCGGAAGTCCGCGCGAAGCAGTACCCGCATGAGCTGTCGGGCGGCATGTGCCAGCGTGTCGTCATCGCGATCGCCCTGGCGTGCCGGCCGCAGCTGCTCATCGCCGACGAGCCGACGACCGCGCTCGACGTGACGGTGCAGGCGCAGATTCTGGACCTGCTTCAGAACCTGCAGCGGGAAACCGGCATGGCCATCATCCTCATCACCCACGACATGGGCGTCGCGGCGGAAGTCGCCGACCGCATCGTCGTCATGTACGCCGGCGGCATCATGGAGGAAGGCTCGGTCGAAGAAATCTTCGCCCAGCCCAGCCACCCCTACACCGTGGGTCTGCTGAAATCCATCCCCGGCTTCGAGGCGAACGACGGCAACGACCTGTACACGATCAAAGGCACGATTCCGCGCATCAACCAGCTGCCGACCGGCTGCCGCTTCCATCCGCGCTGCGAGCATGCGATGGATATCTGCCGCAAGCAGGAGCCGGGCTTCTTCCAGCTGGGACCGGACCATAAGGCCGCTTGCTGGCTGTTCGAGGAGCATGCCGCCGAGTCGAAGGTGTCGCCGGCGAGAGCAGCGATCGAGCACGGGGAGGTAAGGGTATGA